In a single window of the Papaver somniferum cultivar HN1 unplaced genomic scaffold, ASM357369v1 unplaced-scaffold_57, whole genome shotgun sequence genome:
- the LOC113343231 gene encoding mavicyanin-like — MVFKTEALVFLVIMFAYSGVPLMVNGAVYTVGGFTGWTTIGHYDYAKWAANQTFQVGDAIRFVFNPAHHNVMEVSSSDYESCNAEAATSIYITGDDTIPLTKEGHHYFICGVPGHCQVGQKVDIQVSTKGGAMTPTMSPANSTSPSNTTSSASKYSSKDLIVLVPALVVSAFGFA; from the exons ATGGTTTTCAAAACTGAAGCTTTGGTCTTCTTGGTTATTATGTTTGCCTATTCGGGTGTTCCTTTGATGGTAAATGGTGCCGTTTATACTGTCGGCGGATTTACCGGTTGGACGACAATCGGGCATTACGATTATGCCAAGTGGGCTGCTAACCAAACTTTTCAAGTCGGAGACGCCATCC GCTTCGTATTTAATCCTGCACACCATAATGTAATGGAAGTGAGCTCCTCCGACTATGAATCATGTAATGCAGAGGCCGCAACATCTATCTATATCACGGGAGACGATACAATTCCACTCACAAAAGAGGGTCACCATTACTTCATCTGTGGAGTTCCTGGTCACTGCCAAGTAGGCCAGAAGGTTGATATCCAAGTTTCGACAAAAGGGGGAGCCATGACTCCAACTATGTCACCTGCTAATTCTACTTCACCTTCGAACACAACATCTTCTGCATCTAAATATTCTTCCAAAGATCTTATTGTTTTAGTCCCGGCTCTAGTTGTTTCTGCATTTGGTTTTGCTTAG
- the LOC113343383 gene encoding CRS2-associated factor 2, chloroplastic-like has translation MAIFATLPGLNLFSSPPSNPRLPSPSDPTPKPSPPIPTPRYPKPLKSQKSIIKQPPNESTTTTSPAFKSFHRRTKYYKPVSDGVISSEGDRSVIIGESGVSYLLPGAPFEFQFSYSETPKVKPLAIREPAFLPFAPPTMPRPWTGKAPLKKSKKNIPLFDSFNPPPVGMKGVKQVEMPGPFPLGRFPKEGMTREEILGERLTKEEVRMLVKPHLSHNRQVNLGRDGLTHNMLELIHEHWKRQRICKVRCRGVPTVDMDNVCYHLEEKTGGKIIHRVGGVLYLFRGRNYNYRTRPQYPVMLWKPATPVYPKLIQEAPEGLTKFEAADMIKKGKNLLPICKLAKNGIYMNLVKDVRDAFEESPLVKIDCRGMHASDYKKIGAKLKELVPCVLLSFDDEQILTWRGEEWKSMYPEAPPTVPVSNHSNDSASLNSGELHSANERLVPELEISSPKFLSRWKRAIESSKALLLDEIELGPDELLEKVEAFAVTLQAAEHSYPALIVSSGESAGIVNTDDEDGPTLSDDEDDDSEFGYGDQDYSFEELESSIPKGSLPVDVIVEQLTLE, from the exons ATGGCGATTTTTGCAACACTCCCAGGACTCAATCTCTTCTCTTCACCTCCATCAAACCCTAGACTCCCATCTCCATCTGATCCTACACCCAAACCCTCTCCTCCAATCCCAACTCCAAGATACCCCAAACCCCTAAAATCACAAAAATCAATCATAAAACAACCTCCAAATGAATCAACCACCACTACCAGTCCAGCTTTCAAATCCTTCCACCGCCGTACAAAATACTACAAACCCGTCTCCGACGGAGTAATTTCATCAGAAGGTGATCGTTCTGTGATTATTGGAGAATCTGGGGTATCATATTTGTTGCCTGGAGCTCCATTTGAGTTTCAATTTAGTTACTCTGAGACACCTAAAGTGAAACCACTGGCTATTCGTGAACCGGCATTTTTGCCATTTGCGCCACCCACAATGCCCAGGCCGTGGACTGGGAAAGCTCCGTTGAAGAAATCGAAGAAGAATATACCATTGTTCGATTCGTTTAATCCGCCACCAGTGGGAATGAAGGGTGTTAAGCAGGTTGAAATGCCGGGGCCGTTTCCACTTGGGAGGTTTCCGAAGGAGGGGATGACGAGAGAGGAGATTCTGGGGGAGAGATTGACGAAAGAGGAGGTTAGGATGTTGGTTAAGCCTCATTTGTCTCACAATCGGCAAGTTAATCTCG GGAGGGATGGATTGACACATAATATGTTGGAGTTAATCCATGAGCACTGGAAGAGGCAAAGGATTTGTAAGGTTCGGTGTAGAGGTGTGCCGACTGTTGATATGGACAATGTCTGCTATCATCTCGAG GAAAAGACGGGTGGAAAGATAATTCATCGGGTTGGTGGTGTTCTGTATCTTTTCCGTGGAAGAAATTATAACTATCGTACTCGTCCACAATACCCTGTAATGTTATGGAAACCAGCCACTCCTGTTTATCCGAAACTCATCCAGGAAGCTCCAGAAGGTTTGACCAAATTTGAGGCCGCTGACATGATAAAGAAAGGGAAGAATCTGCTACCAATTTGTAAACTAG CCAAAAATGGAATTTACATGAACCTTGTAAAGGATGTCAGGGATGCTTTTGAGGAAAGCCCATTGGTGAAGATTGACTGCCGAGGAATGCATGCAAGTGATTATAAGAAGATAGGTGCAAAGCTTAAG GAGTTGGTACCTTGTGTTCTCTTGTCTTTCGATGACGAGCAAATATTGACATGGAGGGGCGAAGAATGGAAATCTATGTATCCTGAAGCTCCACCTACAGTCCCTGTCAGTAATCACTCCAATGATAGTGCTTCCTTAAATTCAG GAGAGTTGCATAGCGCAAACGAAAGACTAGTCCCTGAGTTGGAAATCTCTAGCCCAAAATTTCTGTCAAGATGGAAGAGGGCAATAGAGTCAAGCAAGGCATTATTACTGGATGAAATTGAACTTGGGCCAGATGAGCTTTTAGAGAAGGTTGAGGCATTTGCAGTCACATTACAGGCTGCAGAGCACTCTTATCCTGCATTAATAGTGTCAAGCGGGGAAAGTGCTGGTATAGTAAACACAGATGATGAAGATGGACCCACTCTGAgcgatgatgaagatgacgacAGTGAATTTGGTTATGGGGATCAAGATTACTCCTTTGAAGAATTAGAGTCATCAATCCCTAAAGGATCATTGCCAGTGGACGTGATTGTGGAGCAACTAACTTTAGAATAA
- the LOC113343384 gene encoding S-adenosylmethionine synthase 5-like, protein METFLFTSESVNEGHPDKLCDQISDAVLDACLEQDPDSKVACETCTKTNMVMVFGEITTKANVDYEKIVRDTCRAIGFVSDDVGLDADNCKVLVNIEQQSPDIAQGVHGHLTKRPEEIGAGDQGHMFGYATDETPELMPLSHVLATKLGAKLTEVRKNGTCAWLRPDGKTQVTVEYHNEAGAMVPLRVHTVLISTQHDETVTNDEIAADLKEHVIKPVIPEKYLDEKTIFHLNPSGRFVIGGPHGDAGLTGRKIIIDTYGGWGAHGGGAFSGKDPTKVDRSGAYIVRQAAKSIVANGLARRCIVQVSYAIGVPEPLSVFVDTYGTGKIPDKVILQIVKETFDFRPGMISIHLDLKRGGNSRFLKTAAYGHFGRDDPDFTWEVVKPLKWDKPQA, encoded by the coding sequence ATGGAGACATTTCTATTCACCTCCGAATCAGTGAACGAGGGACATCCCGACAAGCTATGTGATCAGATCTCGGATGCAGTACTAGATGCCTGCCTTGAACAGGACCCTGATAGCAAGGTTGCTTGTGAAACCTGCACCAAAACAAACATGGTTATGGTTTTCGGAGAGATTACAACTAAAGCCAATGTTGATTACGAGAAGATTGTTCGTGATACTTGCCGTGCTATCGGTTTCGTATCTGACGATGTAGGTCTTGATGCTGATAACTGTAAGGTTTTGGTGAACATTGAACAACAGAGTCCTGACATTGCACAAGGTGTGCACGGGCATTTGACTAAGAGGCCAGAGGAGATTGGTGCTGGTGATCAAGGTCATATGTTTGGATATGCTACAGATGAGACTCCCGAGTTGATGCCTTTGAGTCATGTGCTGGCAACTAAGCTTGGTGCTAAACTGACTGAAGTGCGTAAGAATGGTACCTGTGCCTGGTTGAGACCTGATGGAAAGACCCAAGTCACTGTGGAGTACCACAATGAAGCTGGTGCCATGGTTCCTCTCCGAGTACACACTGTCCTTATCTCAACTCAGCACGATGAAACTGTGACCAATGATGAGATTGCTGCTGATCTTAAGGAGCATGTGATCAAGCCTGTTATCCCAGAGAAGTACCTAGACGAGAAGACCATCTTCCACCTTAACCCATCAGGTCGTTTCGTCATTGGTGGTCCTCATGGTGATGCTGGTCTTACTGGCAGGAAGATCATCATTGATACTTATGGAGGTTGGGGAGCCCACGGAGGCGGTGCTTTCTCAGGAAAGGATCCAACCAAGGTGGACAGGAGTGGAGCATACATCGTCAGGCAGGCAGCCAAGAGCATTGTTGCCAACGGACTTGCTAGGAGGTGCATTGTTCAGGTATCATATGCCATTGGTGTTCCAGAGCCATTATCAGTGTTTGTCGACACATATGGTACAGGTAAAATTCCAGACAAGGTAATTCTTCAGATTGTGAAGGAAACCTTCGACTTCAGGCCAGGTATGATCTCCATCCACCTTGACCTCAAGAGAGGTGGAAACAGCAGGTTCTTGAAGACAGCTGCTTACGGTCACTTCGGAAGGGATGACCCTGACTTCACATGGGAGGTTGTCAAGCCACTCAAGTGGGACAAACCCCAAGCTTAG